Proteins found in one Pseudoxanthomonas sp. SL93 genomic segment:
- a CDS encoding alpha/beta fold hydrolase yields the protein MGIAGLLLVLGYAGLCMLLYVQQRSLIYFPHGTRPPAAATDIAITRPDAVLRGWVVNPGHPRALVYFGGNGERIEWNRDAFRDALPTTTVYLLAYRGYGASDGNPEESLILADALAVFDEAVARHGSGQVDVAGRSLGTGVASYVASQRDVRRLVLVTPFDSLASVAQAHYPAFPVRWLLRDRYDSLHYLPRHRGDLLVLRAGRDEVIPTRHTQALLDAFGRPAQVVDFPGADHNSVSDDPRYWTSLGRFLQADGKPGVSPRGAR from the coding sequence ATGGGGATCGCCGGACTCCTGCTGGTCCTTGGCTATGCCGGGCTGTGCATGCTGCTCTACGTGCAGCAGCGGTCGCTGATCTACTTCCCGCACGGCACGCGCCCGCCCGCCGCGGCGACGGACATCGCCATCACGCGCCCCGATGCGGTGCTGCGCGGTTGGGTGGTCAATCCCGGGCACCCGCGCGCCCTGGTTTATTTCGGTGGCAATGGCGAGCGTATCGAATGGAATCGTGATGCCTTCCGGGATGCCCTGCCCACCACCACGGTCTACCTGCTGGCCTACCGTGGCTATGGCGCCAGCGATGGGAACCCCGAAGAGTCCCTCATCCTGGCGGATGCGCTGGCGGTGTTCGACGAAGCGGTGGCCCGCCACGGCAGCGGACAGGTCGATGTGGCGGGGCGCAGCCTCGGCACGGGCGTGGCCAGTTACGTGGCCTCGCAGCGTGATGTCCGGCGCCTGGTGCTGGTCACGCCATTCGACAGCCTGGCGAGCGTGGCGCAGGCGCACTACCCCGCTTTCCCCGTGCGCTGGTTGTTGCGTGACCGCTACGACTCGCTGCACTACCTGCCGCGCCACCGCGGCGACTTGCTGGTATTGCGCGCGGGGCGTGACGAGGTGATACCGACGCGCCACACGCAGGCGCTGCTGGATGCCTTCGGCCGGCCGGCCCAGGTTGTCGATTTCCCCGGTGCCGACCACAACAGCGTGTCGGACGATCCACGCTACTGGACCTCGCTCGGCAGGTTCCTGCAGGCGGATGGCAAGCCCGGCGTGTCGCCGCGCGGCGCGCGGTAG
- a CDS encoding DUF1244 domain-containing protein gives MTDTTALEAAAFRRLLKHLNQDRPDVQNIDLMILAGFCRNCLSDWYREAATDAGVAMDKEQAREAVYGMPFAEWKARHQHEATPEQLAAFKAAQQKHG, from the coding sequence ATGACCGATACGACCGCCCTGGAAGCCGCCGCCTTCCGTCGCCTGCTCAAGCACCTCAACCAAGACCGACCCGACGTGCAGAACATCGACCTGATGATCCTTGCCGGGTTCTGCCGCAACTGCCTGTCCGACTGGTACCGCGAAGCCGCGACAGACGCGGGCGTCGCGATGGACAAGGAGCAGGCGCGCGAAGCGGTATACGGCATGCCGTTCGCCGAATGGAAGGCGCGCCACCAGCACGAAGCCACGCCCGAACAACTGGCGGCCTTCAAGGCGGCACAGCAGAAGCATGGGTAG
- the folD gene encoding bifunctional methylenetetrahydrofolate dehydrogenase/methenyltetrahydrofolate cyclohydrolase FolD: MTARILDGRRIAENLLDELKLRVDVRVASGLARPGLAVVLVGGDPASAVYVRNKRRAAEKVGIAAYDYDMPEGTSEAQLLALIDQLNADPRIHGILVQLPLPGIPDASRLIERIDPLKDVDGFHPANVGHLALRQFGLRPCTPRGITTLLAYTDRPVRGQNATIVGVSNHVGRPMALELLIAGCTVTSCHKFTPPDVLKARVGDADILVVAAGRPGLVPGEWVKPGAVVIDVGINRLDDGRLVGDVGFDAAAARASWITPVPGGVGPMTVATLMQNTLEAAEAAA, encoded by the coding sequence ATGACTGCCCGAATCCTGGACGGCCGCCGCATCGCCGAGAACCTGCTGGACGAACTGAAGCTGCGGGTCGACGTGCGCGTCGCCTCCGGGCTGGCGAGACCGGGACTGGCGGTGGTGCTGGTGGGGGGCGATCCTGCGTCCGCCGTCTACGTGCGCAACAAGCGGCGCGCGGCGGAGAAGGTGGGCATCGCCGCCTACGACTACGACATGCCGGAAGGCACCAGCGAAGCGCAGCTGCTCGCGCTGATCGACCAGCTCAACGCCGATCCGCGGATCCACGGCATCCTGGTGCAGCTGCCGTTGCCGGGCATCCCCGATGCCAGCCGCCTGATCGAACGCATCGACCCGCTCAAGGACGTGGACGGTTTCCACCCGGCCAACGTCGGCCATCTGGCGCTGCGCCAGTTCGGCCTGCGTCCTTGCACCCCGCGTGGCATCACCACGCTGCTTGCGTACACGGACCGGCCGGTGCGTGGGCAGAACGCCACCATCGTCGGCGTCAGCAACCACGTGGGCCGTCCGATGGCGCTGGAGCTGTTGATTGCCGGCTGCACGGTGACGAGCTGCCACAAGTTCACGCCGCCCGACGTACTGAAGGCCCGGGTGGGCGATGCCGACATCCTGGTGGTGGCGGCCGGCAGGCCCGGCCTGGTGCCGGGTGAATGGGTCAAGCCGGGTGCGGTGGTCATCGACGTGGGCATCAACCGTCTGGACGATGGTCGCCTGGTGGGTGATGTCGGCTTCGATGCCGCGGCCGCCCGCGCCAGCTGGATCACGCCCGTCCCCGGAGGCGTAGGGCCGATGACCGTGGCCACGCTGATGCAGAACACGCTGGAAGCCGCCGAAGCGGCCGCCTGA
- the guaB gene encoding IMP dehydrogenase — MLRIQAEALTYDDVSLVPAHSTVLPKDVSLETRLTRDLRLKLPIVSAAMDTVTEARLAIAMAQLGGIGIVHKNLTIGQQAAEVAKVKKFEAGVIKEPFTVGPETTIAEVLKLTRARNISGVPVVDGGQLVGIVTSRDMRFETKLDDPVRHIMTKKDRLVTVKEGASDQEVLQLLHRNRIEKVLVVNDDFELRGLITVKDIQKKSDNPNAAKDSATRLLVGAAVGVGGDTEQRIEALAAAGVDVVIVDTAHGHSQGVLDRVAWVKKRFPLLQVIGGNIVTGEAALALMDSGADAVKVGVGPGSICTTRMVAGVGVPQITAIDMVAEALQDRIPLIADGGIRYSGDIGKALAAGASTVMIGGLFAGTEEAPGEVELFQGRSYKSYRGMGSLGAMEKGSKDRYFQDASDADKLVPEGIEGRVPYRGAVGSIVHQLVGGLRATMGYVGCATIEAMRSEPKFVVITGAGQRESHVHDVQITKEPPNYRMG, encoded by the coding sequence ATGCTGCGCATCCAGGCTGAAGCACTGACGTACGACGACGTTTCGCTCGTCCCCGCTCACTCCACCGTCCTGCCCAAGGATGTCAGCCTGGAAACGCGCCTGACGCGCGACCTGCGGCTGAAGCTGCCGATCGTTTCGGCCGCCATGGACACCGTCACCGAGGCCCGTCTCGCCATCGCCATGGCGCAGCTGGGCGGCATCGGCATCGTGCACAAGAACCTGACCATCGGCCAGCAGGCGGCCGAAGTGGCCAAGGTCAAGAAGTTCGAAGCCGGTGTCATCAAGGAGCCCTTCACCGTCGGTCCCGAGACGACCATCGCCGAAGTGCTCAAGCTCACCCGCGCACGCAACATCTCCGGGGTGCCGGTGGTGGACGGCGGCCAGCTGGTCGGCATCGTCACCAGCCGCGACATGCGTTTCGAGACCAAGCTGGACGATCCGGTCCGCCACATCATGACCAAGAAGGACCGGCTGGTCACGGTGAAGGAAGGCGCCAGCGATCAGGAAGTGCTGCAGCTGCTGCACCGCAACCGCATCGAGAAGGTGCTGGTGGTCAACGACGACTTCGAGCTGCGCGGACTGATCACGGTCAAGGACATCCAGAAGAAGAGCGACAACCCCAACGCCGCGAAGGACAGCGCCACGCGCCTGCTGGTGGGCGCTGCGGTCGGCGTGGGTGGCGATACCGAGCAGCGCATCGAAGCGCTGGCGGCTGCCGGCGTGGACGTGGTCATCGTGGACACCGCGCACGGCCATTCGCAGGGCGTGCTGGACCGCGTGGCCTGGGTGAAGAAGCGCTTCCCGCTGCTGCAGGTCATCGGTGGCAACATCGTCACCGGCGAAGCCGCGCTGGCATTGATGGATTCCGGTGCCGACGCGGTGAAGGTCGGCGTAGGCCCGGGGTCCATCTGCACCACCCGCATGGTGGCAGGCGTAGGCGTGCCGCAGATCACCGCGATCGACATGGTCGCCGAGGCGCTGCAGGACCGCATCCCGCTGATCGCCGACGGCGGCATCCGCTATTCCGGCGACATCGGCAAGGCACTGGCCGCCGGTGCCTCCACGGTGATGATCGGCGGCCTGTTCGCCGGCACCGAGGAGGCCCCGGGCGAAGTGGAGCTGTTCCAGGGCCGCAGCTACAAGAGCTACCGCGGCATGGGCAGCCTGGGTGCGATGGAGAAGGGCAGCAAGGACCGTTATTTCCAGGACGCCAGCGACGCCGACAAGCTGGTGCCGGAAGGCATCGAAGGCCGCGTCCCGTACCGCGGCGCGGTCGGCAGCATCGTCCACCAGCTGGTGGGCGGCCTGCGCGCGACGATGGGTTACGTGGGCTGCGCGACCATCGAGGCCATGCGCAGCGAACCGAAGTTCGTGGTCATCACGGGCGCCGGCCAGCGCGAGAGCCATGTGCACGACGTGCAGATCACCAAAGAGCCGCCGAACTACCGGATGGGCTGA
- the guaA gene encoding glutamine-hydrolyzing GMP synthase, giving the protein MTNIHTDKILILDFGAQYTQLIARRIREIGVYCEIWAWDHDPDEIAAFGAKGIILSGGPESTTQHGAPKAPQQVFDSGLPILGICYGMQTLAAQLGGATEAADAREFGHAEVELVAHDALLGGLTDHAGRTSLDVWMSHGDHVAKAPPGWTITAVTDRIPVAAMALEEKRWYGVQFHPEVTHTKQGQTLLRRFVAEICGCKTLWTAANIIDDQIARVREQVGTDEVILGLSGGVDSSVVAALLHKAIGEQLTCVFVDTGLLRWQEGDQVMAMFAEHMGVKVVRVNAADRYFKALEGVADPEAKRKIIGNLFVEIFEEESNKLKNAKWLAQGTIYPDVIESAGSKTGKAHVIKSHHNVGGLPEHMKLGLVEPLRELFKDEVRRLGVELGLPRSMVYRHPFPGPGLGVRILGEVKREYADLLAKADAIFIDELRKADWYDKTSQAFAVFLPVKSVGVVGDARAYEWVIALRAVETIDFMTAHWAHLPYELLGTVSNRIINELRGVSRVVYDISGKPPATIEWE; this is encoded by the coding sequence ATGACCAACATCCACACCGACAAGATCCTCATCCTCGATTTCGGCGCGCAGTACACGCAGCTGATCGCCCGCCGTATCCGCGAGATCGGCGTCTACTGCGAAATCTGGGCGTGGGACCACGATCCGGACGAAATCGCGGCGTTCGGCGCCAAGGGCATCATCCTGTCGGGCGGGCCGGAATCCACCACCCAGCATGGCGCGCCGAAGGCGCCGCAGCAGGTGTTCGACAGCGGGCTGCCCATCCTGGGCATCTGCTACGGCATGCAGACGCTGGCCGCCCAGCTGGGCGGCGCCACCGAAGCTGCGGACGCGCGCGAGTTCGGCCACGCCGAAGTGGAGCTGGTCGCGCATGACGCGCTGCTGGGCGGACTGACCGACCATGCCGGGCGCACCAGCCTGGACGTGTGGATGAGCCACGGCGACCATGTGGCCAAGGCGCCGCCTGGCTGGACCATCACCGCCGTCACCGACCGCATCCCGGTGGCGGCGATGGCGCTGGAGGAAAAGCGCTGGTACGGCGTGCAGTTCCACCCCGAGGTGACCCACACCAAGCAGGGCCAGACGCTGCTGCGCCGCTTCGTCGCCGAGATCTGCGGCTGCAAGACCTTGTGGACAGCCGCCAACATCATCGACGACCAGATCGCCCGCGTGCGCGAACAAGTCGGCACGGACGAGGTGATCCTGGGCCTGTCGGGCGGCGTGGATTCTTCCGTTGTCGCGGCGCTGCTGCACAAGGCGATCGGCGAGCAGCTGACCTGCGTCTTCGTCGACACTGGGCTGCTGCGCTGGCAGGAAGGCGACCAGGTGATGGCGATGTTCGCCGAACACATGGGCGTGAAGGTCGTGCGCGTCAACGCCGCCGACCGCTATTTCAAGGCACTGGAAGGCGTTGCCGACCCCGAAGCCAAGCGCAAGATCATCGGCAACCTGTTCGTCGAGATCTTCGAGGAAGAGTCCAACAAGCTGAAGAACGCCAAGTGGCTGGCGCAGGGCACCATCTACCCCGACGTCATCGAGTCCGCCGGCAGCAAGACCGGCAAGGCGCACGTCATCAAGAGCCACCACAACGTCGGCGGACTGCCCGAGCACATGAAACTGGGGCTGGTGGAGCCGCTGCGCGAGCTGTTCAAGGACGAAGTGCGTCGCCTGGGCGTCGAGCTCGGCCTGCCGCGCAGCATGGTCTACCGCCATCCGTTCCCGGGACCAGGCCTGGGCGTGCGCATCCTGGGCGAAGTGAAGCGCGAATACGCAGATCTGCTCGCCAAGGCCGATGCCATCTTCATCGACGAACTGCGCAAGGCCGACTGGTACGACAAGACCAGCCAGGCGTTCGCCGTGTTCCTGCCGGTCAAATCGGTGGGCGTGGTGGGTGACGCGCGCGCCTACGAATGGGTCATCGCGCTGCGTGCGGTGGAGACCATCGATTTCATGACCGCGCACTGGGCGCACCTGCCGTACGAACTGCTGGGCACGGTATCCAACCGCATCATCAACGAGCTTCGTGGCGTGTCGCGCGTGGTCTACGACATCAGCGGCAAGCCGCCGGCGACGATCGAGTGGGAGTAG
- the tadA gene encoding tRNA adenosine(34) deaminase TadA produces the protein MPELDHEHWMRHAFMLADRAEQEFDEIPVGAVLVSADGQVLGEGWNRNLADHDPTAHAEIVAMRQAGQRLGNHRLVGTTLYVTLEPCAMCAMAMVHARVERVVFGATDPKTGACGSVFDLIADPRHNHRIEVQGGVLGEDASRRLTNYFRAKRGKPLLP, from the coding sequence ATGCCGGAGCTCGATCACGAGCACTGGATGCGGCATGCCTTCATGCTGGCGGACCGCGCCGAGCAGGAATTCGATGAGATTCCGGTCGGTGCGGTGCTGGTCAGTGCGGATGGCCAAGTGCTGGGCGAGGGTTGGAACCGCAACCTGGCCGACCATGACCCCACCGCGCACGCCGAGATCGTGGCGATGCGCCAGGCGGGCCAGCGGCTGGGCAACCACCGCCTGGTGGGCACTACGTTGTACGTGACGTTGGAGCCGTGCGCGATGTGCGCGATGGCCATGGTGCATGCGCGCGTGGAGCGCGTGGTGTTCGGCGCCACCGACCCCAAGACCGGCGCCTGCGGCAGCGTGTTCGACCTGATCGCCGATCCGCGCCACAACCACCGCATCGAGGTGCAGGGTGGGGTACTGGGGGAAGACGCGAGCCGTCGCCTGACCAATTACTTCCGGGCCAAGCGCGGAAAACCGTTGCTGCCCTGA
- a CDS encoding DUF2721 domain-containing protein, whose protein sequence is MNAPPDHAVLTAMLAPAFFLTATASLLLSANNRLSRIIDRARSLLKELVDIEDEAERGLFEKRIALQRRRSLIILRAGQLLYTAITFFVGTSLAVAVDTFTGHRLGALPTWLAALGVLAMLAASVLLARESTLAVTAINEEMDHRHSKRRASPTG, encoded by the coding sequence ATGAACGCTCCCCCCGACCATGCCGTGCTGACTGCGATGCTGGCCCCGGCCTTCTTCCTGACCGCCACGGCCTCGTTGCTGCTGTCGGCCAACAACCGGCTGTCCCGCATCATCGACCGTGCCCGCAGCCTGCTGAAGGAGCTGGTGGACATCGAGGACGAAGCCGAGCGCGGCCTGTTCGAGAAGCGCATCGCGCTGCAGCGCCGTCGCAGCCTGATCATCCTGCGTGCGGGCCAGTTGCTGTACACCGCGATCACCTTCTTCGTGGGCACCAGCCTGGCGGTGGCCGTGGATACGTTCACCGGCCATCGGCTGGGTGCGTTGCCCACCTGGTTGGCCGCGCTGGGCGTGCTGGCGATGCTGGCGGCCAGCGTGCTGCTGGCGCGCGAGTCCACGCTGGCCGTCACCGCGATCAACGAGGAAATGGATCACCGCCACAGCAAACGGCGGGCATCCCCCACCGGCTGA
- the orn gene encoding oligoribonuclease: MTANHTNNDRLIWIDLEMTGLDTNQDSILEIATVVTDSKLNVLAEGPEFAIAHPVAVLDAMDDWNRNQHRKSGLWQRVVESQVTLGQAEAQTVAFLSEWLPAGASPMCGNSICQDRRFLHRLMPRLEKYFHYRNLDVSTLKELARRWAPEVLEGVRKQSNHTALSDVRDSIDELRHYRRHMAALAGDTV; the protein is encoded by the coding sequence ATGACAGCCAACCACACGAACAACGACCGTCTCATCTGGATCGACCTGGAAATGACGGGCCTGGACACCAACCAGGATTCGATTCTTGAAATCGCCACCGTGGTGACGGACTCGAAGTTGAACGTGCTGGCCGAAGGCCCCGAGTTCGCCATTGCCCATCCGGTGGCCGTACTCGACGCGATGGACGACTGGAACCGCAACCAGCACCGCAAGTCCGGCTTGTGGCAACGCGTGGTGGAAAGCCAGGTGACGCTGGGGCAGGCCGAGGCGCAGACGGTCGCCTTCCTGTCCGAGTGGCTGCCGGCCGGCGCATCACCGATGTGCGGCAATTCGATCTGCCAGGATCGTCGCTTCCTGCACCGGCTTATGCCGCGCCTGGAGAAATACTTCCACTACCGCAACCTCGATGTCAGCACGCTCAAGGAGCTGGCACGACGCTGGGCCCCGGAAGTGCTCGAGGGGGTGCGCAAGCAGTCGAACCATACCGCCCTGAGCGACGTGCGCGACTCCATCGATGAGTTGAGGCACTACCGGCGCCACATGGCGGCGCTGGCCGGCGATACGGTGTAG
- a CDS encoding mechanosensitive ion channel domain-containing protein has protein sequence MSAPRAPAALPEIPTEPAVLLNELRGIDWLQLLETWGLKLLAAVLIFLVGMWLAKRLSTGLERVMGRTQADATLGGFLRRASYAAMMVLVVVTALTSLGVNPTSMLAVLGAAGLAVGLALKDSLSNIASGVMLIVLRPFRDGDFVQAAGLEGVIEEVRIFQTRMRTLDNRLIILPNSMITTAPIINFTAKPRRRIDILVGVGYDDDLRRAKEILLDLARANPLILEDPEPFVLVTRLSESSVDLTLSAWTKTKDFGQAKSELTEGVRTQIIGNGLNIPYPQRDLHVYHHNADGTPLMDIVTKGVVDDGDMAKPAP, from the coding sequence ATGTCCGCACCGCGTGCCCCCGCCGCCCTTCCTGAAATCCCCACCGAACCCGCGGTGCTGCTCAACGAGCTGCGCGGCATCGACTGGCTGCAATTGCTGGAGACGTGGGGTCTCAAGCTGCTGGCGGCCGTGCTCATCTTCCTGGTCGGCATGTGGCTGGCGAAGCGGCTGAGCACGGGCCTGGAACGCGTGATGGGCCGCACGCAGGCGGACGCCACGCTGGGCGGTTTCCTGCGCCGCGCCAGTTATGCGGCCATGATGGTACTGGTGGTGGTCACGGCGCTGACATCGCTCGGCGTGAACCCCACCTCGATGCTGGCGGTGCTCGGCGCGGCGGGCCTCGCCGTGGGCCTGGCGCTGAAGGATTCGCTGTCCAACATCGCGTCGGGCGTGATGCTGATCGTGTTGCGGCCGTTCCGCGACGGCGACTTCGTGCAGGCCGCGGGACTTGAGGGTGTGATCGAAGAAGTCCGCATCTTCCAGACCCGCATGCGCACGCTGGACAACCGCCTGATCATCCTGCCCAACAGCATGATCACCACCGCCCCCATCATCAACTTCACTGCCAAGCCACGCCGGCGCATCGACATCCTGGTCGGCGTGGGGTACGACGACGACCTGCGCCGTGCAAAGGAAATCCTGCTGGACCTGGCCCGCGCCAACCCGTTGATACTCGAGGATCCCGAACCGTTCGTGCTGGTGACGCGCCTCAGCGAAAGCAGCGTGGACCTGACGCTGTCGGCCTGGACCAAGACCAAGGATTTCGGCCAGGCGAAGAGCGAGCTGACCGAGGGCGTGCGCACGCAGATCATCGGCAACGGCCTCAACATCCCCTACCCGCAACGCGACCTGCACGTGTACCACCACAACGCGGATGGCACGCCGCTGATGGACATCGTCACGAAAGGCGTCGTGGATGACGGCGACATGGCGAAACCCGCCCCTTAG
- the ppsA gene encoding phosphoenolpyruvate synthase — MNENILWLHELRLADLARVGGKNSSLGEMIGHLAGLGVSVPGGYATTAEAFKAFIAHNDLSKRIFDKLATLDVEDVPALTAAGGEIRGWVIDAPLQPDLDADIRSAYAKLCADNGGTDIAVAVRSSATAEDLPDASFAGQQETFLNVTGADDVVRKVKEVFASLYNDRAIAYRVHHGFKHEDVFLSAGVQLMVRSDVGASGVLFTLDTESGFRDVVFVTSSFGLGEMVVQGAVNPDEFYVYKPTLKQGKPAILRRSLGSKLLRMVYSDQPGERVKTEDTPANLRNTFSITDADVQELSKQALTIEAHYGRPMDIEWAKDGVTGKLFIVQARPETVKSRGKATQIERYALEARGEVIAEGRAIGQKIGSGIARVVRSLDDMARVQPGDVLVADMTDPDWEPVMKRASAIVTNRGGRTCHAAIIARELGVPAVVGTGNALDHIADGQEVTISCAEGDTGFIYAGILPFERTTTDLASMPEAPLKIMMNVANPERAFDFGQLPNAGIGLARLEMIIASHIGVHPLALLEYDRQDLDVRRKIDAKTAGYADPVSFYVDRLAEGIATITASVAPHPVIVRLSDFKSNEYANLIGGTRYEPHEENPMIGFRGASRYVDPSFEPAFALECQAVRRVRDEMGLDNLWVMIPFVRTLEEGRKVIEVLAKHGLRQGDGAGDGKPGLKIIMMCEVPSNALLADEFLEIFDGFSIGSNDLTQLTLGLDRDSSIVANLFDERNPAVKKLLSMAIKAARAKGKYVGICGQGPSDHPDLAEWLMQEGIESVSLNPDTVVDTWLRLAKLKAA, encoded by the coding sequence TTGAACGAGAACATCCTGTGGCTGCACGAACTGCGCCTGGCCGATCTGGCCCGCGTGGGCGGCAAGAACTCCTCCCTGGGCGAGATGATCGGCCATCTTGCGGGTCTGGGGGTTTCGGTGCCGGGCGGCTACGCCACCACCGCGGAGGCCTTCAAGGCCTTCATCGCCCACAACGACCTGTCCAAGCGCATCTTCGACAAGCTGGCCACGCTGGACGTGGAGGACGTGCCCGCCCTGACCGCTGCCGGCGGCGAGATCCGCGGCTGGGTGATCGACGCACCCCTGCAGCCTGACCTGGATGCGGACATCCGCAGCGCCTACGCCAAGCTCTGCGCCGACAACGGCGGCACCGACATCGCGGTGGCCGTGCGCTCTTCGGCGACGGCGGAAGACCTGCCCGACGCGTCCTTCGCCGGCCAGCAGGAAACCTTCCTCAACGTCACCGGCGCCGACGATGTGGTGCGCAAGGTGAAGGAAGTCTTCGCCAGCCTCTACAACGACCGCGCCATCGCCTACCGCGTGCACCATGGCTTCAAGCACGAGGATGTGTTCCTGTCCGCGGGCGTGCAGCTGATGGTGCGCTCCGACGTGGGCGCATCGGGCGTGCTGTTCACGCTGGACACCGAATCGGGCTTCCGCGACGTGGTGTTCGTCACCTCTTCCTTCGGCCTGGGCGAGATGGTCGTGCAGGGCGCGGTGAATCCGGACGAGTTCTACGTCTACAAGCCCACGTTGAAGCAGGGCAAGCCGGCCATCCTTCGCCGTTCGCTGGGCAGCAAGCTGCTGCGCATGGTCTATTCGGACCAGCCCGGCGAGCGCGTGAAAACCGAAGACACCCCGGCCAACCTGCGCAACACGTTCTCCATCACCGATGCCGACGTGCAGGAACTGTCGAAGCAGGCACTGACCATCGAGGCGCATTACGGCCGCCCGATGGACATCGAGTGGGCGAAGGACGGCGTGACCGGCAAGCTGTTCATCGTGCAGGCCCGCCCGGAGACGGTGAAGTCGCGCGGCAAGGCCACGCAGATCGAGCGCTACGCGCTGGAGGCGCGTGGCGAGGTGATCGCTGAGGGTCGCGCCATCGGCCAGAAGATCGGCAGCGGCATCGCCCGCGTGGTGCGCTCGCTGGACGACATGGCCCGCGTGCAGCCGGGCGACGTGCTGGTGGCCGACATGACCGACCCCGACTGGGAACCGGTGATGAAGCGCGCCAGCGCCATCGTCACCAACCGCGGCGGCCGCACCTGCCACGCCGCCATCATCGCGCGCGAGCTGGGCGTGCCTGCCGTGGTCGGCACCGGCAACGCGCTGGACCACATCGCCGATGGGCAGGAAGTGACCATCAGCTGCGCAGAAGGCGACACCGGCTTCATCTATGCCGGCATCCTGCCGTTCGAGCGCACGACCACCGACCTGGCCTCGATGCCGGAAGCGCCGCTCAAGATCATGATGAACGTGGCCAACCCGGAGCGCGCGTTCGACTTCGGCCAGCTGCCCAACGCCGGCATCGGCTTGGCGCGCCTGGAGATGATCATTGCCAGCCATATCGGGGTGCATCCGCTGGCGCTGCTGGAATACGACCGCCAGGACCTGGATGTCCGCCGGAAGATCGACGCCAAGACCGCCGGCTACGCCGACCCGGTCAGTTTCTACGTGGACCGCCTGGCGGAAGGCATCGCCACCATCACCGCCTCGGTCGCGCCGCATCCGGTCATCGTGCGCCTGTCGGACTTCAAGTCGAACGAGTACGCCAACCTGATCGGCGGCACGCGTTACGAGCCCCATGAAGAAAACCCGATGATCGGCTTCCGCGGCGCCAGCCGCTATGTCGATCCGTCGTTCGAGCCGGCGTTCGCGCTGGAATGCCAGGCGGTGCGCCGCGTGCGCGACGAGATGGGCCTGGACAACCTGTGGGTGATGATCCCGTTCGTGCGCACGCTGGAGGAGGGCCGCAAGGTCATCGAGGTGCTCGCCAAGCACGGCCTGCGCCAGGGCGATGGCGCTGGCGATGGAAAGCCGGGGCTGAAGATCATCATGATGTGCGAAGTGCCGTCGAATGCCCTGCTGGCCGACGAGTTCCTGGAGATCTTCGACGGCTTCTCGATCGGTTCCAACGACCTGACCCAGCTGACGCTGGGGCTGGACCGCGATTCCAGCATCGTCGCCAACCTGTTCGACGAGCGGAACCCCGCCGTCAAGAAGCTGCTGTCGATGGCCATCAAGGCGGCACGCGCCAAGGGCAAGTACGTCGGCATCTGTGGCCAGGGTCCGTCGGACCATCCCGACCTGGCCGAGTGGCTGATGCAGGAGGGTATCGAATCGGTGTCGCTCAACCCCGACACCGTCGTCGATACCTGGTTGCGCCTGGCCAAGCTCAAGGCCGCCTGA